The Vigna unguiculata cultivar IT97K-499-35 chromosome 6, ASM411807v1, whole genome shotgun sequence genome contains a region encoding:
- the LOC114187091 gene encoding reticulon-like protein B8, which produces MSDKITAENLIESLVDTFVEKKKTVSFFEGEKSDSVGSQINRLFGREKPVHHILGGGKSADVLLWRNKKISASVLTSATVIWVLFEWLNYHFLTLLCFALVLVMLAQFLWSNAAGFFNRQPSDVPRLVLPEELFVNIATVVGGEVNRGLRILQDAACRGNLKQFLIVVGALFAGAVIGSWCNFISVIYIGFVAAHTLPVFYEKYEDEVDNFVYKIFGQMQHHYRNLDASVLSKIPKGKGKKHE; this is translated from the exons ATGTCTGATAAAATCACAGCTGAAAACCTTATTGAAAGCCTTGTGGACACATTtgttgagaagaaaaaaactgtATCATTCTTTGAGGGTGAGAAATCAGATTCAGTGGGTTCCCAGATCAATAGACTGTTTGGACGTGAGAAACCAGTGCACCATATTTTAGGGGGTGGAAAAT CTGCTGATGTCTTGTTATGGAGGAACAAGAAAATTTCTGCTAGTGTTTTAACTAGTGCAACGGTTATATGGGTGCTTTTTGAATGGCTTAACTACCATTTTCTTACTCTTTTATGCTTTGCATTGGTTCTTGTCATGCTTGCACAGTTTCTATGGTCAAATGCTGCTGGCTTCTTCAACAG ACAACCATCTGATGTACCCCGTCTTGTTCTCCCAGAAGAACTGTTTGTAAATATTGCAACTGTAGTCGGTGGTGAGGTTAACCGGGGCTTGAGAATTCTTCAAGATGCTGCTTGTCGAGGAAATCTGAAGCAGTTTCTTATT GTTGTAGGAGCTTTGTTTGCTGGTGCTGTGATTGGAAGCTGGTGCAATTTCATATCTGTCATCTATATTG gTTTTGTTGCTGCACATACACTTCCAGTTTTCTATGAAAAGTACGAGGATGAAGTTGACAACTTTGTGTACAAGATTTTTGGTCAGATGCAACATCACTACAGAAATCTTGATGCTAGTGTGCTCAGCAAAATCCCCAAGGGAAAAGGGAAGAAACATGAATAG